One Acetobacter oryzoeni genomic window, TGACACTACGGTGCGTAGGGGTGCTGCAATGATGTGCATCAAAAAATATAGTCATAGTGTTCAAGTAATTTATTGTAATTTTGTTTAAGTGGGCACACCCCTTGCTCTGCGTGTCTTGAGCATGAACGGTTGATCATGGCAGTGGGTTTCGGTTTTGGGTGGATAGCAAGGCTTGAGGAAAGCAGGAAAAGTGGCGGGGCGTGTGCCCACCGGGGCAGCTGCCCGTGGCGGGCAATTCCATTTGGTTGCGTAATGGTCTAGGGTCTGCCGCCATCAGGCCATATATATGGCCTACATATATACGATCAAAAGCAGGTGGATTATGGGATATCGGGTTGCTGTTGTAGGCGCGACTGGAGCCGTGGGGCGTGAAATCCTCAAAACACTGGCGGAGCGTGAATTTCCGGTTGATGAAATTGTGGCTCTGGCCTCGCCGCGTTCTGCCGGGCGGGAAGTTTCGTTCGGAGATCAGGTTCTGAAAGTAAAGAACCTTGAAACATTTGATTTCACGGGATGGGACGTTGGGCTGTTTTCCCCCGGTGGCTCCGTGTCTGCAAAATATGCACCCATTGCTGCCAAAGCAGGTTGTGTGGTGATCGACAACACCTCGCACTTCCGTATGGACCCGGATGTGCCGTTGGTGGTGCCAGAAGTAAACCCGAACGCCCTTAAGCAGATCAAGCGCAACATTATTGCCAACCCCAACTGCTCTACCATTCAGATGGTGGTGGCACTTAAGCCACTGCATGATCTGTTCACCCTCAAGCGGGTTGTGGTGTCCACCTACCAGGCTGTTTCCGGTGCAGGTAAGGATGGGATGGATGAACTGTTCGCCCAGACACGCGGCACCTTTGTGAATGACCCGCCGAAGATTGAGCAGTTCCAGAAGCAGATCGCCTTTAACTGCATTCCGCAGATCGATGTGTTTATGGATGACGGCGCGACCAAAGAAGAATGGAAGATGCGAGTCGAGACAAAGAAAATTCTCGACCCGGATGTAGATGTAATTGCCACCTGCGTGCGTGTGCCCGTGTTTATTGGTCACTCTGAATCTGTTGTAGCTGAGTTTGAGGAACCTGTTGACATCAAGCGTGCCTACGAAGCCCTGCGTGAAGCAGAAGGTGTTGTGGTGCTGGATAAGCGTGAAGATGGCGGCTACGTGACTCCGATTGACTCGGTGGGGGAAGACGCAACCTACGTTTCACGCCTTCGTGTCGATCCAACAGTTCCCAATGGTCTCGCATTTTGGTGTGTGTCCGATAATCTGCGGAAAGGTGCGGCTTTGAACGCGGTGCAGATTGCCGAAACCATGATTGCTCTCGATCTCCTGCCCAGACACGGTTGAGTGAGAATCCCGCCCCTCTCGGCCTCGTGTTGGTCTGTTGAATTGACCGGCCAGAGGGGTGGGGCGTAGGACAAAAACGATGCAAACGCCGGATCCAGCCGGCGCTACGGGATAGAGACGGGGTACGAGGCAGACAATGCAGGATATCCGCAAGGCCCTCTATGTAGGGAGCCGAAGTGACGGCAGACTTATTCAGCGGCCCATGTCGCCGCATTTACAGGTCTACCGTTATCGCCTTTCCATGGTTCTTTCCATCATGAACCGTATTACGGGCGTTATCGCAACAGCAGGTGCAGCACTGGGTGTGTTCTGGCTTGGGGCCGCGGCCAAGGGGCCAAAGGCCTTTGCCACGGCGCGCAAGGTAACAGGCAACCCGCTTGGGCAGCTTGTGCTGCTGGGGTGGCTGGCATCCGTTGTGTACCACACGGTTGGCGGTATCCGCCATCTGATCTGGGATAGCGGTTACCGGTACGACAAAAAGGAAGTTAACAAGGATGGCCCGGTAGCCGTGGGTGTTACCGCTGGTGTCAGCACTGTTCTGGCAGCTGGCCTTCTGGCTGTTTCCATTTGTCGCAAACGCAGCCGCGCCAAAGCAGGAAAGGTATCCTGACATGAATGCTTCTGCTCCTCATATTGAAGTCATGCGCTCCCAGCTTGGGCGGGCACGCGGGCTTGGGGCCGGGCATTCCGGTGTAGGCCACTGGTGGGCCGAACGTGTAACGGCAGCTTCCCTGCTTCCACTTTCAACGTGGTTTGTGGTGCAGATGTTCCGCCTCGGCGGTGCAGATCATGCAGAAGTGGTGAAGTGGGGCAGCAAGCCCGTAAACGCAACCATGCTGATCGCCCTGATCATTTCCACTTTCTACCATGCTCAACTTGGGCTTCAGGTCATTGTGGATGATTACGTGCACGGCAAGGCGCATCTGCCTACCCGCCTGCTTGTTAAAATCGGCACCTCCCTGTTGGGGCTGCTGGGCGTAATTGCCGTTATCAAGCTGTTTGTGCGCGGCAGCACCGCCAAATAAGCCGGGCCACCGCCTTATAGAATCAAGAGCCTGTGCCGCCAGCGCCCCAAAGCCTGAAGCGCTGTGGCACGAACCTGAAAAGACTGACAGGCCGAACGCAATGGGAGCGCCGTCACGATGAACGCCAATACCTCTCCGTCACGGGGAGCTTACCGAATTGTTGATCACGCTTATGATGTTGTGGTTGTGGGAGCAGGTGGTTCGGGCCTGCGTGCAACGTTGGGAATGGGCGCCGCAGGGCTAAGCACCGCATGCGTTACCAAGGTTTTTCCAACACGTAGCCACACCGTGGCCGCACAGGGGGGCATCGGGGCTTCTCTGGGTAACATGGCCGAAGATAACTGGCGCTGGCATATGTATGACACCGTAAAGGGGTCAGACTGGCTGGGCGATCAGGACGCCATTGAATTTATGTGCCGTGAGGCCGTGCCTGCTGTGCGTGAACTGGAACACTTTGGTGTGCCGTTCTCCCGCACGGAAGATGGCAAGATCTATCAGCGCCCCTTCGGTGGGCATATGAGCGATTACGGCAAGGCGCCTGTGCCACGTGCCTGCGCTGCGGCTGACCGTACCGGCCATGCCATTCTGCACACGCTGTATCAGCAGTGCCTGAAGCACAATGTTGAATTTTTTGTCGAATATTTTGCCATCGACCTCATCATGGATGAGGAAGGTGAATGCCGCGGCGTGATGGCATGGTGCCAGGATGATGGCACAATCCATCGTTTCAACGCCAAAATGGTTGTGCTGGCTACCGGCGGTTATGGCCGTGCGTATCAGTCCTGCACCTCTGCCCATACCTGTACGGGTGATGGTAACGGTATGGCCATGCGTGCGGGTATTCCTACGCAGGATATGGAGTTTGTGCAGTTCCACCCCACTGGCATCTATCCGGCAGGTTGCCTGCTGACAGAAGGCTGCCGTGGTGAAGGTGGTTATCTGACCAACTCCGAAGGCGAACGCTTTATGGAGCGTTATGCGCCAACAGCCAAAGA contains:
- the sdhC gene encoding succinate dehydrogenase, cytochrome b556 subunit produces the protein MQDIRKALYVGSRSDGRLIQRPMSPHLQVYRYRLSMVLSIMNRITGVIATAGAALGVFWLGAAAKGPKAFATARKVTGNPLGQLVLLGWLASVVYHTVGGIRHLIWDSGYRYDKKEVNKDGPVAVGVTAGVSTVLAAGLLAVSICRKRSRAKAGKVS
- the sdhD gene encoding succinate dehydrogenase, hydrophobic membrane anchor protein, with translation MNASAPHIEVMRSQLGRARGLGAGHSGVGHWWAERVTAASLLPLSTWFVVQMFRLGGADHAEVVKWGSKPVNATMLIALIISTFYHAQLGLQVIVDDYVHGKAHLPTRLLVKIGTSLLGLLGVIAVIKLFVRGSTAK
- a CDS encoding aspartate-semialdehyde dehydrogenase, with amino-acid sequence MGYRVAVVGATGAVGREILKTLAEREFPVDEIVALASPRSAGREVSFGDQVLKVKNLETFDFTGWDVGLFSPGGSVSAKYAPIAAKAGCVVIDNTSHFRMDPDVPLVVPEVNPNALKQIKRNIIANPNCSTIQMVVALKPLHDLFTLKRVVVSTYQAVSGAGKDGMDELFAQTRGTFVNDPPKIEQFQKQIAFNCIPQIDVFMDDGATKEEWKMRVETKKILDPDVDVIATCVRVPVFIGHSESVVAEFEEPVDIKRAYEALREAEGVVVLDKREDGGYVTPIDSVGEDATYVSRLRVDPTVPNGLAFWCVSDNLRKGAALNAVQIAETMIALDLLPRHG